The window CTCAAGTAAGTAAGCCAACACAATGGCCACCAATAATGGCGCAATAAGGTGACCAAAGAAGTAGATCGTAATAAAGCCGAATAGAATGATGGCAACCAAACTGACAGCATGGGGATCAGAGAAACGTCGTTTATACCAACGATTGACCATTTCAAGCATCTGACTGCAATTCCTTTTTAGTGACGAGGATATGATGGTAATTAGAGCAAACCTCAGCGATGACGTCATAGGCTTGCTTAGACAAAAAAGTAACAATATCTTTCATCGAGCTATTATCAGAGACATAAATTGACAATGACTGTCCTACTTCTAACTTTACACTGTGACGCTTGGCTAATAATAAAGCCATTGGACATCGCTCTTGGCGTAAATCTAGAATATTAGGTGTCATTCTTGGGCTCGATGCTTATTATAAGGGTCGTATTGTAATCTGTTTTTGAAAACGCGCCATCATTCATTCATCTTCCTTAATGATAGCGCACGCACTTGGTAAAGGTTAAATCAGATAAAGAACCAATTTGCATTGCTCTTGTCTTACTGTCAGAAGAAACGGAGTATTACTGACTAATATGTTTAAACGCGCTCGTTCAATTGCTTGCTTATGCATCGCAGCCACATTAAGCACACCAACTTTGGCAAATACCAATGGTTTGGAGCTACCGGATATCGGCACCGCTGCTGGCGGCACACTCACTATCGATCAAGAACTTATCTATGGTGATGCCTACATGCGCATCATCAGAAGCAGCCAGCCCATCGTCAACGATCCTGTTCTAAACCAATATATCGATACGCTCGGCCATCGCCTTGTCGCAAACGCGAATGATGTAAAGACCCCTTTCCAGTTCTTTATGATCCGTGACCGCAACATTAACGCCTTCGCTTTCTTTGGTGGTTACGTTGCTTTGCATTCTGGTCTGTTCCTGCATGCTCAATCGGAAAGTGAACTCGCTTCGGTATTAGCGCACGAAATCGCGCACGTTACCCAACGTCACTTAGCACGTAGTATGGAAGACCAAGCTCGCCGTTCTCCAGCCACCATCGCAGCGCTTGCGGCGTCTGTATTGCTGGCGATTGCAGCGCCTGAAGCTGGTATTGCTGCATTAACCGCAACAACGGCGGGTAACATGCAAAGCCAAATCAACTACACACGTAGTAATGAAAAAGAAGCCGACCGCTTTGGTATCAACACGCTCGCAAAAGCTGGGTTTGATGTGAATGCAATGCCACGTTTCTTTGGCCGCTTGGCTGATGAATACCGCTACGCAAGCACACCACCACCAATGCTACTGACTCACCCATTACCAGAAGATCGAATCACAGATTCTCGTGCCCGTGCTCGCAGCTATCCGCCACTTAAACTGGCTCCATCACTGGATTACCATCTGGCAAGAGCTCGCATTGTCGCGCGCTATGCGGGTATCAACAATGATGCGGCCTTGGACTGGTTTGCACGCCAACTAAAGAAAGCACCGAAAGCTATAGTGCCTTCATTAGAATATGGCCAAGC of the Vibrio lentus genome contains:
- a CDS encoding sulfurtransferase TusA family protein, translated to MTPNILDLRQERCPMALLLAKRHSVKLEVGQSLSIYVSDNSSMKDIVTFLSKQAYDVIAEVCSNYHHILVTKKELQSDA
- a CDS encoding beta-barrel assembly-enhancing protease; the protein is MFKRARSIACLCIAATLSTPTLANTNGLELPDIGTAAGGTLTIDQELIYGDAYMRIIRSSQPIVNDPVLNQYIDTLGHRLVANANDVKTPFQFFMIRDRNINAFAFFGGYVALHSGLFLHAQSESELASVLAHEIAHVTQRHLARSMEDQARRSPATIAALAASVLLAIAAPEAGIAALTATTAGNMQSQINYTRSNEKEADRFGINTLAKAGFDVNAMPRFFGRLADEYRYASTPPPMLLTHPLPEDRITDSRARARSYPPLKLAPSLDYHLARARIVARYAGINNDAALDWFARQLKKAPKAIVPSLEYGQALVYLDTKKLDKAEPILTKLINSDPTNLFYLDAISDLHIEQKQPEIAIKELKSALVRQPNNPVLTINYANALIENEDLQEAVRVLQRYTHDNPNDTNGWHLLSKVNTSLGNSDEELAARAEILALQANWNKAIQYYTQASQIAELGSLKQARYDARLDQLMIQRERFLSLQ